One Streptomyces sp. NBC_01217 genomic region harbors:
- a CDS encoding SDR family NAD(P)-dependent oxidoreductase: MTSPDPKLLDALRASLKETERLRAHNERIAAARTEPIAVVGMACRLPGDVTGPDDLWRLLVEERDAITPFPEDRGWDLAALHDPARRRPGTTYVAEGGFLHDAAAFDPAFFRLSPKEAAGIDPQQRLLLEVSWEALEDAGIDTATLAGTPTGVYTGLMLHDYDGAAGVGSLASGRVSYTLGLQGPALTLDTACSSSLVAVHLAVNSLRAGTTSLALAGGATVMATLDGFIEFSRQGGLSPDGRCRSFSDDADGTGWAEGVGVLVLERLSDARRNGHQVLAVVRGTGVNQDGASNGQTAPNGPAQQALIRAVLADAGLTAHDIDAVEAHGTATTLGDPIEADALLAAYGEQRPEDRPLWIGSLKSNIGHTQAAAGVAGIIKMILAMRHGTLPRTLHVTRPTTEVDWSGAAARLLTEARPWPETGRPRRAGVSSFGISGTNAHVILEQAPADDRAPEPTATVAPAVLPWALSAHSPEALRAQAARLLTHVEQHAPRALDVAYSLATTRTALPHRAVVVGADPDELVSGLAALALAEDGGAEYAGVVAGSGRAQPRIAFVFPGQGSQRAGAGRELYGRFPVFAAAMDECLTHFDREPDRPLRDLMFAEPDTPEAALLNRTAYAQPALFTLGVALYRLVESWGVRPDVVAGHSIGELAAAHVTGVLSLPDACELVSARARLMDALPEGGAMAAITLSEADATPWLAEYEGRVALAAVNGPESVVLSGAEDAVTELTARLADTGVRVQRLRTSHAFHSPLMEPMLERFEEVARRLRYTAPTVPIVSTVTGASADPGTLCDPRYWVDQVRRTVRYGDAVTALLAYGVTELVELGPDRTLSALAGPALPAGVHATPVLRRDRGEEPSAVAALAALHTRGAALDWHAIFAGTGARRATLPTYAFQHERFWLNPPHGAEVSAAGLDRVDHALLGAGLELPGTGGFVFTGRLSARTQPWLADRTVDGVVALPGSALLELALAGGRAAGVPFVSELLPEAELALGDTGTDVHVVVDPADAFEDRAVRIFARESGDAEAEWVRHAHGTLTAAPDFGDSRGPMDSGDFVAQWPPLDARPVDLEELDDLAAASGVRHGPAFRGLTGLWRGRGEVFAEVALPAAHLEAAGRSGLHPALLELTLHAIGLTTDTTPVPLAPAAWRDVCLHTRGATALRVRLRAVPGEDDAVSLDAVDASGLRVLSVGLLRVRAAQTAGRTVARSLTRAMYRLDWAPLKPTAAALVTGPASWAVLGGAEPARESGEFQYHATPADLVAALDGGTDAPEAAVLAVLAPPEPVPDAAQAVAEQVLSAVQIWLAEPRLTEVPLVFRIGGTGRAEIAVAAARGLLRSAQQEHPGRFVIVNDDAADTGDLALPILAAALASGEPEVTVTDGVLHRARLLKAEPSVAAEPRSFDPDGTVLVTGGTGGLAGLLARHLVSRHGVRHLLLASRSGERADGAADLKADLEAAGVRVRIAACDVADFEALAGLLAGIDAAHPLTAVYHTAGVLDDGTVEALTAERLHTVLRPKTAGAWHLHELTRDRDLTEFTIFSSIAGTLGSAGQANYAAANATLDALAEHRRGLGLPAQSLAWGPWDLDQGMTAGLSPAHIRRMAASGLRPVSAERGMALLDAAARRPEAVLALIDVDTFRTDNGADTPRALSELTGKPGHRATAATTGAGAAAGSFAARMAASNETERPRLAAELVRGHVAAVLGLRDAARIDPRQPLRSLGFDSLSAVGLRNRLVEATGLRLATTVVFDHPSVEELGGHLVAGWAATHQPAETPAPSAEPTRTATGSDADDPLVIVGMACRFPGGVTTPEDLWRLVDEGTDAITGFPDDRGWDLSSRYDPDPARTGTTYTQHGGFLHDAARFDAGFFGISPREARAMDPQQRLLLETSWEALERAAIDPRSLRHQDVGVFVGAYQQGYGLGGDVPDELEGYVSTGAATSVISGRLAYVYGLTGLAVTVDTACSSSLVALHFAAQSLRSGDCSMALVGAATVMATLEGFVEFSRQGGLSPDGRCRAFSDDADGTGWAEGAGVLVVERMSDAVRLGHRPLAVIRGSAVNQDGASNGLTAPNGSAQRRVIRRALASAGLGAGDVDAVEAHGTATTLGDPIEAEALLDVYGRERPSGSPLWVGTVKSNIGHTQAAAGLAGIIKMIQAMHHGVLPRTLHVTRPTTKVDWDSADVRLLTEARPWTTVGRPRRAAVSSFGISGTNAHVILEQPADPRPETAPLPEPDGVRPTVAWVLSGADQQGLRDQAARLLSYAEQGAERGHVVLTDVGLTLTTRAKLDSRAVVLGSDRAELLAGLAALADGRAFDASADTAGVVAATARSVPRVGFVFPGQGSQRPGAGRELYERYPVFAAAVDECLAALAVELGSGLGDRLKAVFFAEEDDEGVPEARLLNRTGFAQPVLFTLGVAMLRLLESWGVRPDAVAGHSIGEIAAAHAAGVLSLADACALVGARARLMEALPDGGAMAAIAATEHEVHKTLAEFGDRIGIAAVNGPASVVVSGDAAAVDETIALWTAREVRVTRLRTSHAFHSPLMEPMLAEFARAIDGLKFSAPRLPLVSTAGGVEFTPGPDYWVEQVRRTVRFGDAVGALVDAGVTEIVELGPGATLSALVRGAAPEDVRAVPLLRRRMPEQRSLLTAAAEAFTHGVAVSWPEVFAGTGARRVDLPTYAFRRERYWLDSAPGTTAAPAAPALPTQPAARASGEATGLPERLVAASDPATWWYRVGWQPLTTVDRLPTGRWLVAVPGQGVAAESAAAVTVALTRAGVRAELFAVEQGEADRRKLATRLRTSAAGVRGVVSLLGLAEQPHPEHPAVTVGMAQTLALTQALADAGIDAPLWTVTRGAVSVSAADHPATPTQAQLWGYGRVAALERPHAWGGLLDLPTGGEQLADGLLAAVLAGADGEDQIALRADGAHSRRLLRGEAPRTAPDPYRPRGTVLITGGTGGVGAALARRLAGSGADHLVLLSRSGPGAPGAAHLTAELEAGGARVTVTACDVADRDAVAAVLAELADEPLTAVFHAAGVVRPVALTDAGPDMLADTLSAKAGGAAVLDELLADRDLDAFVLFASGSGVWGSVGHVAYAPANAALDALAERRRARGLAATSVAWGVWAGGGMADEESVDFLLRRGMVPMADGPALDALLAAVGRGDGHAVVADIDWDRFAPSFTALRPSPLIAALAPARTTPAPAGPAPRSVPAEPFAGLTERERREAVLDLVRGQVAAVLGHGFADAVDLTRPLPDLGFDSLTVMDLSRRLGRATGLDVPVAMVFDRSTPTGLAEYLLDGLAAPAAPGAEPAAESAATDVVSELYRKSIEDGKTQEGVELLLSVARLRPTFFDPAEVPGLLRPVPLVGGEGELRIVFVNPISPITGAHVYYRMAGLWSGDARISALPAPGFAEGEPLPADPQSLIALQARAVLDHVGDAPFVLVGSSSGGMLAHEIAHHLHGLGRDPLAVAMMDTYTFRDTYLNSGQNEFFKVMYDRSFGVVPIDSTRLSAYMWLYEMFTQWRPRPLGVPTLLLRATEAMSPELAEEGWQTRLTGLSTDETVVDVPGNHFSMVEEHVETTIAAVHDWLTGLTMR, encoded by the coding sequence ATGACCTCCCCCGACCCCAAACTGCTCGACGCGCTGCGCGCCTCGCTCAAGGAGACCGAGCGGCTGCGCGCCCACAACGAACGGATAGCGGCGGCCCGTACCGAACCGATCGCGGTCGTCGGCATGGCGTGCCGCCTCCCCGGCGACGTGACCGGCCCCGATGACCTGTGGCGGCTGCTCGTCGAGGAACGCGACGCCATCACCCCGTTCCCCGAGGACCGCGGCTGGGACCTGGCCGCGCTCCACGACCCCGCACGCCGGCGGCCGGGCACCACGTACGTCGCCGAGGGCGGCTTCCTCCACGACGCGGCGGCCTTCGACCCGGCGTTCTTCCGGCTGTCGCCCAAGGAGGCGGCCGGCATCGACCCGCAGCAGCGGCTGCTGCTCGAAGTCTCCTGGGAGGCGCTGGAGGACGCCGGGATCGACACCGCCACGCTGGCCGGCACCCCGACCGGCGTCTACACCGGCCTGATGCTCCACGACTACGACGGCGCCGCGGGCGTCGGCAGCCTGGCGTCCGGCCGCGTGTCGTACACCCTCGGCCTCCAGGGGCCGGCGCTCACGCTCGACACCGCCTGCTCCTCCTCGCTGGTCGCCGTCCACCTCGCCGTCAACTCGCTTCGCGCCGGAACGACTTCGCTGGCGCTGGCCGGCGGCGCGACGGTGATGGCGACGCTCGACGGTTTCATCGAGTTCTCCCGACAGGGCGGCCTGTCCCCGGACGGCCGCTGCCGGTCCTTCTCCGACGACGCCGACGGCACCGGCTGGGCCGAGGGCGTGGGCGTGCTCGTCCTGGAGCGGCTGTCCGACGCGCGCCGCAACGGCCACCAGGTCCTCGCGGTCGTCCGCGGCACCGGCGTCAACCAGGACGGCGCGAGCAACGGGCAAACCGCCCCCAACGGCCCCGCGCAGCAGGCCCTGATCCGGGCCGTGCTGGCCGACGCGGGCCTGACGGCGCACGACATCGACGCCGTGGAGGCGCACGGCACCGCGACCACGCTGGGCGACCCCATCGAGGCCGACGCGCTGCTGGCGGCGTACGGCGAGCAGCGGCCCGAGGACCGTCCGCTGTGGATCGGCTCCCTCAAGTCGAACATCGGCCACACCCAGGCGGCGGCGGGCGTCGCCGGGATCATCAAGATGATTCTCGCCATGCGGCACGGCACCCTGCCGCGCACCCTGCACGTCACCCGCCCCACCACCGAGGTGGACTGGAGCGGCGCGGCGGCCCGGCTGCTGACCGAGGCCCGGCCCTGGCCGGAGACCGGCCGACCGCGCCGCGCGGGCGTCTCGTCGTTCGGCATCAGCGGCACCAACGCGCACGTGATTCTGGAGCAGGCCCCCGCCGATGACCGCGCGCCGGAGCCGACGGCGACGGTCGCACCCGCGGTCCTGCCCTGGGCGCTGTCGGCGCACAGCCCCGAGGCGCTGCGCGCCCAGGCCGCCCGCCTGCTCACCCACGTCGAACAGCACGCCCCGCGCGCGCTCGACGTGGCGTACTCCCTCGCCACCACGCGTACGGCGCTGCCCCACCGGGCCGTCGTCGTGGGCGCCGACCCCGACGAACTGGTGTCCGGTCTGGCCGCGCTCGCGCTCGCCGAGGACGGCGGCGCGGAGTACGCCGGTGTCGTCGCCGGCTCCGGGCGGGCCCAGCCGCGTATCGCCTTCGTCTTCCCCGGGCAGGGCAGCCAGCGGGCCGGAGCCGGCCGGGAACTGTACGGGCGGTTCCCGGTCTTCGCCGCCGCCATGGACGAATGCCTGACCCACTTCGACCGCGAGCCGGACCGTCCGCTGCGGGACTTGATGTTCGCCGAGCCCGACACCCCCGAGGCCGCGCTGCTCAACCGGACCGCCTACGCGCAACCGGCCCTGTTCACACTGGGCGTCGCGCTGTACCGCCTGGTCGAGTCGTGGGGCGTACGGCCCGACGTCGTCGCCGGACACTCCATCGGCGAGCTGGCCGCCGCGCATGTGACAGGCGTGCTGTCCCTGCCCGACGCGTGCGAGCTGGTCAGCGCGCGCGCCCGGCTGATGGACGCCCTGCCCGAGGGCGGCGCGATGGCGGCGATCACCCTGAGCGAGGCCGACGCCACGCCGTGGCTCGCCGAGTACGAGGGCCGGGTCGCGCTCGCCGCCGTCAACGGCCCCGAGTCGGTCGTGCTCTCCGGCGCCGAGGACGCCGTCACCGAACTCACCGCACGCCTCGCCGACACCGGCGTGCGCGTGCAGCGGCTGCGCACCAGCCACGCCTTCCACTCGCCGCTCATGGAACCCATGCTGGAGCGCTTCGAGGAGGTCGCCCGGCGGCTGCGCTACACCGCGCCCACCGTGCCGATCGTGTCGACGGTCACCGGCGCGAGCGCCGATCCCGGCACGCTGTGCGACCCGCGCTACTGGGTCGACCAGGTCCGCCGGACCGTGCGCTACGGCGACGCCGTGACCGCCCTGCTCGCGTACGGCGTGACCGAACTGGTCGAACTGGGACCTGACCGCACGCTGAGCGCGCTGGCCGGGCCCGCGCTGCCCGCGGGCGTGCACGCGACGCCCGTGCTGCGCCGCGACCGGGGCGAGGAACCGTCCGCGGTCGCCGCGCTCGCCGCCCTGCACACGCGCGGCGCGGCCCTCGACTGGCACGCGATCTTCGCCGGCACCGGCGCCCGCCGCGCGACCCTGCCGACGTACGCCTTCCAGCACGAGCGCTTCTGGCTGAACCCGCCGCACGGCGCCGAGGTGTCCGCGGCCGGCCTGGACCGGGTCGACCACGCCCTGCTCGGAGCCGGACTCGAACTCCCCGGCACCGGCGGCTTCGTCTTCACCGGCCGTCTCTCCGCCCGCACGCAGCCGTGGCTCGCGGACCGCACGGTCGACGGCGTGGTGGCTCTGCCCGGCAGCGCCCTGCTGGAACTCGCCCTCGCGGGCGGCCGGGCGGCGGGCGTCCCGTTCGTCTCCGAACTCCTGCCCGAGGCCGAGTTGGCGCTCGGTGACACCGGGACCGACGTCCATGTCGTCGTCGACCCGGCGGACGCCTTCGAGGACCGCGCGGTGCGGATCTTCGCCAGGGAGAGCGGCGACGCGGAAGCGGAGTGGGTGCGCCACGCTCACGGCACGCTCACCGCCGCCCCGGATTTCGGTGACTCCCGCGGCCCCATGGACTCCGGGGACTTCGTGGCCCAGTGGCCGCCGCTCGACGCGCGGCCCGTGGATCTGGAGGAGCTGGACGACCTGGCCGCCGCCTCCGGCGTGCGGCACGGTCCCGCTTTCCGCGGCCTGACCGGGCTGTGGCGCGGGCGGGGAGAGGTGTTCGCGGAGGTCGCCCTCCCGGCCGCGCACCTCGAAGCCGCCGGCCGCTCGGGACTGCACCCGGCGCTGCTGGAGTTGACGCTGCATGCGATCGGCCTCACCACGGACACCACCCCCGTGCCGTTGGCGCCCGCCGCGTGGCGGGACGTGTGCCTGCACACCCGTGGAGCCACGGCCCTGCGGGTGCGGCTGCGCGCCGTGCCCGGCGAGGACGACGCCGTGTCGCTCGACGCCGTGGACGCCTCCGGACTGCGGGTGCTGTCGGTCGGTCTGCTGCGCGTGCGCGCGGCGCAGACGGCGGGCCGTACCGTCGCGCGGTCGCTGACCCGCGCAATGTACCGGCTCGACTGGGCGCCGCTGAAGCCCACGGCGGCTGCGCTAGTGACTGGGCCGGCTTCTTGGGCAGTACTGGGCGGCGCCGAACCCGCGCGGGAATCCGGCGAGTTCCAGTACCACGCGACGCCGGCCGATCTCGTCGCCGCGCTGGACGGCGGCACGGACGCCCCCGAGGCCGCCGTGCTGGCGGTGCTCGCGCCGCCGGAGCCGGTTCCGGACGCGGCCCAGGCGGTGGCCGAACAGGTGCTGTCCGCCGTCCAGATCTGGCTCGCCGAACCCCGGCTGACCGAAGTACCCCTGGTCTTCCGGATCGGCGGCACCGGCAGGGCCGAAATCGCGGTCGCCGCCGCGCGCGGCCTGCTGCGCTCCGCCCAGCAGGAACATCCCGGACGATTCGTCATCGTCAACGACGACGCGGCCGACACCGGCGACTTGGCGCTGCCCATCCTCGCCGCCGCGCTGGCGTCCGGCGAGCCCGAGGTGACCGTCACCGACGGCGTCCTGCACCGCGCCCGGCTGCTGAAGGCGGAACCGTCCGTGGCGGCCGAGCCCCGCTCCTTCGACCCGGACGGCACGGTGCTCGTCACCGGCGGCACCGGCGGACTCGCCGGACTGCTCGCCAGGCACCTGGTCTCCCGCCACGGCGTCCGGCACCTCCTGCTCGCCAGCCGCAGCGGCGAACGCGCCGACGGCGCCGCCGACCTGAAGGCGGACCTGGAGGCGGCCGGGGTGCGGGTCCGTATCGCGGCCTGCGACGTCGCCGACTTCGAGGCCCTCGCCGGACTCCTCGCCGGCATCGACGCGGCGCACCCGCTCACCGCCGTCTACCACACCGCCGGCGTCCTCGACGACGGCACGGTGGAGGCGCTGACCGCCGAGCGACTGCACACCGTGCTGCGCCCGAAGACCGCCGGCGCCTGGCACCTGCACGAGCTGACCCGCGACCGCGATCTCACGGAGTTCACCATCTTCTCCTCCATCGCCGGCACCCTCGGCTCCGCGGGCCAGGCCAACTACGCCGCCGCCAACGCCACGCTCGACGCACTGGCCGAACACCGACGCGGTCTCGGCCTGCCCGCACAGTCGCTGGCCTGGGGGCCCTGGGACCTGGACCAGGGCATGACGGCGGGCCTCTCGCCCGCCCACATCCGGCGCATGGCCGCGAGTGGTCTGCGCCCGGTCTCCGCCGAGCGGGGCATGGCACTGCTCGACGCCGCCGCCCGGCGGCCCGAGGCGGTCCTCGCCCTGATCGACGTCGACACCTTCCGCACGGACAACGGCGCGGACACGCCCCGCGCACTGAGCGAGCTGACCGGAAAGCCAGGACACCGGGCCACCGCCGCCACCACCGGGGCGGGGGCCGCGGCCGGATCGTTCGCCGCGCGCATGGCCGCGTCGAACGAGACCGAGCGGCCCCGCCTCGCCGCCGAACTGGTGCGCGGCCACGTCGCCGCCGTGCTCGGACTGCGGGACGCCGCGCGCATCGACCCCCGGCAGCCCCTGCGCTCCCTGGGCTTCGACTCGCTGAGCGCCGTCGGACTGCGCAACCGCCTCGTCGAGGCGACCGGCCTGCGCCTCGCCACCACGGTGGTCTTCGACCACCCGAGCGTCGAGGAACTCGGCGGTCACCTGGTGGCCGGGTGGGCCGCCACGCACCAGCCGGCCGAGACGCCCGCCCCGTCGGCGGAGCCGACCCGAACGGCCACCGGGTCCGATGCCGACGACCCGCTGGTCATCGTCGGCATGGCCTGCCGCTTCCCCGGCGGGGTCACCACGCCCGAGGACCTGTGGCGGCTGGTCGACGAAGGCACCGACGCGATCACCGGCTTCCCCGACGACCGCGGCTGGGACCTCTCCTCCCGCTACGACCCCGACCCGGCCCGCACCGGCACCACGTACACCCAGCACGGCGGCTTCCTGCACGACGCCGCCCGATTCGACGCGGGCTTCTTCGGCATCTCGCCCCGCGAGGCCCGTGCCATGGACCCGCAGCAGCGCCTGCTCCTCGAGACCTCCTGGGAGGCACTGGAACGCGCCGCCATCGACCCGCGCTCGCTGCGCCATCAGGACGTCGGCGTCTTCGTCGGCGCCTACCAGCAGGGCTACGGACTCGGCGGCGACGTCCCCGACGAGTTGGAGGGCTACGTCAGCACCGGCGCGGCCACGAGCGTCATCTCCGGCCGGCTCGCGTACGTCTACGGTCTCACCGGCCTCGCCGTCACCGTAGACACCGCGTGCTCCTCGTCCCTCGTCGCGCTGCACTTCGCGGCGCAGTCGCTCCGTTCGGGCGACTGTTCAATGGCGCTGGTCGGTGCCGCGACCGTGATGGCGACCCTGGAGGGATTCGTCGAGTTCTCGCGACAGGGCGGTCTGTCGCCGGACGGCCGCTGCCGGGCGTTCTCCGACGACGCCGACGGCACCGGCTGGGCCGAGGGCGCCGGCGTGCTTGTCGTGGAGCGCATGTCCGACGCGGTGCGGCTGGGACACCGGCCGCTGGCCGTGATCCGCGGCAGCGCGGTGAACCAGGACGGCGCGAGCAACGGCCTGACCGCGCCGAACGGTTCCGCGCAGCGCCGCGTGATCCGCCGCGCCCTGGCCAGTGCCGGACTCGGGGCCGGTGACGTGGACGCCGTGGAGGCGCACGGCACCGCGACCACCCTGGGCGACCCGATCGAGGCGGAGGCGCTGCTCGACGTCTACGGCCGCGAGCGGCCGTCCGGCAGCCCGCTGTGGGTCGGCACCGTGAAGTCGAACATCGGGCACACGCAGGCCGCGGCCGGCCTCGCCGGAATCATCAAGATGATCCAGGCGATGCACCACGGGGTGCTGCCCCGGACCCTGCACGTCACCCGGCCCACCACCAAGGTGGACTGGGACTCGGCGGACGTCCGGCTGCTCACCGAGGCACGGCCCTGGACGACCGTCGGGCGCCCCCGGCGCGCCGCTGTCTCGTCCTTCGGGATCAGCGGCACCAACGCGCACGTCATCCTGGAACAGCCCGCGGACCCGCGACCAGAGACCGCGCCGCTGCCCGAGCCGGACGGTGTCCGGCCGACGGTTGCGTGGGTGCTGTCCGGCGCCGACCAGCAGGGCCTGCGTGATCAGGCGGCCCGCCTGCTGTCGTATGCCGAGCAGGGGGCGGAACGCGGTCACGTCGTTCTCACGGACGTGGGGCTCACCCTGACTACGCGTGCCAAGCTGGACTCTCGCGCGGTCGTGCTGGGCTCGGACCGGGCCGAACTGCTTGCTGGTCTTGCCGCGTTGGCCGACGGCCGGGCGTTCGACGCGTCGGCGGACACCGCCGGCGTGGTCGCCGCGACCGCCCGCTCCGTGCCCCGCGTCGGGTTCGTCTTCCCCGGACAGGGCAGCCAGCGCCCCGGCGCGGGTCGCGAACTGTACGAGCGGTACCCGGTGTTCGCCGCAGCCGTCGACGAGTGCCTGGCCGCGCTGGCGGTCGAACTCGGCTCCGGTCTCGGTGACAGGCTGAAGGCGGTGTTCTTCGCCGAGGAGGACGACGAGGGCGTGCCGGAGGCCCGGCTGCTGAATCGGACGGGCTTCGCGCAGCCGGTGCTGTTCACGCTGGGCGTGGCGATGCTGCGGCTGCTGGAGTCGTGGGGCGTACGGCCCGACGCCGTCGCCGGTCACTCGATCGGCGAGATCGCCGCCGCGCACGCCGCCGGAGTGCTGTCCCTGGCCGACGCGTGCGCGCTGGTCGGGGCGCGGGCCCGCCTGATGGAGGCGCTGCCCGACGGCGGCGCGATGGCCGCGATCGCCGCGACCGAGCACGAAGTCCACAAGACCTTGGCCGAGTTCGGGGACCGGATCGGCATCGCGGCCGTCAACGGTCCCGCGTCGGTGGTGGTCTCGGGCGACGCCGCAGCCGTGGACGAGACGATCGCGCTCTGGACCGCCCGCGAGGTGCGTGTCACGCGCCTGCGGACCAGCCACGCCTTCCACTCCCCGCTGATGGAGCCGATGCTCGCCGAGTTCGCGCGGGCCATCGACGGACTGAAGTTCTCCGCGCCCCGGCTGCCGCTGGTGTCGACGGCGGGCGGCGTGGAGTTCACGCCGGGACCGGACTACTGGGTGGAGCAGGTGCGCCGCACGGTCCGGTTCGGGGACGCGGTGGGCGCGCTGGTCGACGCCGGGGTCACCGAGATCGTGGAGCTTGGTCCAGGCGCGACACTGAGCGCGCTGGTGCGGGGCGCCGCCCCCGAGGACGTTCGCGCGGTGCCGCTGCTGCGGCGGCGGATGCCGGAACAGCGGTCCCTGCTCACCGCCGCCGCCGAGGCGTTCACGCACGGCGTGGCCGTGTCCTGGCCCGAGGTGTTCGCCGGGACCGGCGCCCGCCGGGTGGACCTGCCGACGTACGCGTTCCGGCGGGAGCGGTACTGGCTCGACTCCGCGCCGGGAACGACGGCCGCACCGGCCGCGCCCGCGCTGCCGACGCAGCCGGCGGCGCGGGCGAGCGGCGAGGCGACCGGCCTGCCGGAGCGCCTGGTGGCGGCGAGCGACCCGGCGACCTGGTGGTACCGGGTCGGTTGGCAGCCCCTGACCACGGTCGACCGCCTGCCCACCGGGCGGTGGCTGGTCGCGGTCCCCGGCCAGGGCGTGGCCGCCGAGTCGGCCGCGGCCGTGACGGTGGCGCTGACCCGCGCCGGCGTGCGGGCCGAACTGTTCGCCGTGGAGCAGGGCGAGGCGGACCGGCGCAAGCTCGCCACACGGCTGCGCACCTCGGCGGCGGGCGTACGCGGTGTCGTGTCCCTGCTCGGTCTGGCCGAGCAGCCACACCCGGAGCACCCCGCGGTCACCGTGGGCATGGCGCAGACGCTCGCGCTGACGCAGGCGCTCGCCGACGCCGGGATCGACGCCCCCCTGTGGACCGTGACCCGCGGCGCGGTGTCCGTGTCGGCCGCCGACCATCCGGCCACGCCCACCCAGGCCCAGCTCTGGGGCTACGGCCGCGTGGCCGCCCTCGAACGGCCGCACGCCTGGGGCGGGTTGCTGGACCTTCCGACCGGCGGCGAACAGCTCGCCGACGGCCTGCTGGCCGCCGTCCTTGCCGGCGCCGACGGCGAGGACCAGATCGCGCTGCGCGCCGACGGCGCCCACTCGCGCAGGCTGCTGCGCGGCGAGGCGCCGCGCACGGCGCCGGATCCGTACCGCCCGCGCGGCACGGTCCTCATCACTGGCGGCACCGGCGGAGTCGGCGCGGCCCTGGCCCGCCGCCTCGCCGGGTCCGGCGCCGACCACCTGGTGCTGCTCAGCCGCAGCGGCCCAGGTGCGCCCGGCGCGGCGCACCTCACCGCCGAACTGGAGGCCGGCGGCGCCCGGGTGACGGTCACCGCCTGTGACGTAGCTGACCGGGATGCCGTCGCCGCCGTCCTCGCGGAGCTGGCGGACGAGCCGCTGACGGCGGTGTTCCACGCGGCCGGAGTGGTCCGGCCCGTCGCGCTCACCGACGCCGGACCCGACATGCTCGCCGACACCCTGTCCGCCAAGGCGGGCGGCGCGGCCGTCCTGGACGAACTGCTCGCCGACCGCGACCTGGACGCGTTCGTGCTGTTCGCCTCCGGTTCGGGCGTGTGGGGCAGCGTGGGCCATGTCGCCTACGCCCCCGCCAACGCGGCGCTCGACGCGCTCGCCGAGCGCCGCCGGGCGCGCGGACTCGCGGCGACCTCGGTCGCCTGGGGCGTGTGGGCCGGCGGCGGCATGGCCGACGAGGAGTCCGTGGACTTCCTGCTGCGCCGCGGCATGGTGCCGATGGCGGACGGACCCGCGCTGGACGCCCTGCTGGCCGCGGTCGGCCGCGGGGACGGGCACGCGGTGGTCGCCGACATCGACTGGGACAGGTTCGCGCCGAGTTTCACGGCGCTCCGCCCCAGCCCGCTGATCGCCGCCCTCGCCCCGGCCCGCACGACTCCCGCCCCGGCGGGCCCGGCTCCGAGGTCCGTCCCGGCCGAGCCCTTCGCCGGGCTGACCGAGCGCGAACGCCGCGAAGCGGTGCTGGATCTGGTGCGCGGACAGGTCGCCGCGGTCCTCGGGCACGGCTTCGCCGACGCGGTCGACCTCACCCGCCCGCTGCCCGACCTGGGCTTCGACTCGCTCACCGTGATGGACCTCAGCCGCCGGCTCGGCCGGGCGACCGGGCTGGACGTGCCGGTCGCGATGGTGTTCGACCGGTCCACGCCGACCGGACTGGCCGAGTACCTGCTGGACGGACTCGCCGCCCCCGCGGCGCCCGGCGCGGAACCGGCCGCCGAGTCGGCCGCCACCGACGTCGTCAGCGAGCTGTACCGCAAGTCCATCGAGGACGGGAAGACCCAAGAGGGCGTGGAGCTGTTGCTCAGCGTGGCCCGGCTGCGACCCACGTTCTTCGACCCGGCCGAGGTGCCCGGCCTGCTGCGGCCGGTGCCGCTCGTGGGCGGAGAGGGCGAGCTGCGGATCGTGTTCGTGAATCCCATCTCGCCCATCACCGGAGCGCACGTCTACTACCGGATGGCCGGACTGTGGTCGGGCGACGCGCGGATCTCGGCCCTGCCCGCGCCAGGCTTCGCCGAGGGCGAGCCGTTGCCGGCCGACCCGCAGTCGCTGATCGCGCTCCAGGCGCGGGCGGTCCTCGACCACGTCGGGGACGCGCCGTTCGTCCTGGTGGGCAGCTCGTCGGGCGGCATGCTCGCGCACGAGATCGCGCACCACCTGCACGGCCTCGGCCGCGACCCGCTGGCGGTCGCCATGATGGACACCTACACGTTCCGCGACACCTACCTGAACTCCGGTCAGAACGAATTCTTCAAGGTCATGTACGACCGCTCGTTCGGTGTGGTGCCGATCGACAGCACCCGGCTGTCGGCGTACATGTGGCTCTACGAGATGTTCACCCAGTGGCGTCCGCGGCCCCTGGGGGTGCCGACCTTGCTGCTGCGGGCCACCGAGGCGATGAGCCCCGAACTGGCCGAGGAGGGCTGGCAGACGCGGCTCACGGGCCTGTCCACGGACGAGACCGTCGTCGACGTGCCCGGCAACCACTTCTCGATGGTGGAGGAGCACGTGGAGACCACCATCGCCGCCGTCCACGACTGGCTGACGGGACTGACCATGAGATGA